The window CGCCGCTTTGCTCAAAATGCCTTTGGTAGTAAAAACTTCGGTGCCCACGGTTCTTATTGTGGACTGGCTTACCGTGCTGGCTCCGGTGCACTGATGGATGATTTGGACAAAAATGCCCACGTTAAACCTGATTGGGATAATGTCCGCTTCGCTCTGTTCCTCGGCACATCGCCTGCGCAATCAGGTAACCCATTTAAGCGCCAAGGCCGCCAGTTAGCGACAGCGCGTTTGCGCGATTCATTTAACTATGTGGTGGTTTCACCTGCATTACCATTAACGACGACTTTAGCGAATGACCACGGTCACTGGGTGCCGGTGCAACCGGGCACTGATGCCGCGTTAGTGATGGGGATGATCCGTTGGATCATCGAAAATGAGCGTTATAATGCAAAATACCTCAGCGTGCCAAGTGAAAAATCCATGGAAGCAGCGGGGGAGAAAAGCTGGACTAACTCAACCCATTTAGTGATTACGGATGATAACCACCCATTAGCAGGCAAATTGTTAATTTCTTCTTATATCACAGGAGAAGGTGACAATGAGAAAGCCTATTTAGTGCAAGATGCTGCGGGTGAGTTAAAACTGGCGGATGAAGCCCCTACGGCTGAGCTGTTTGTGACACGCCAAGTGACCTTGCACGATGGCAGTGAAGTGACCGTTAAATCCAGCTTCCAGTGTTTAAAAGAAGCGGCAAACCGTATGACGTTGGAAGAGTACAGCCAGCGTTGCCATGTTCCAGTAAAAACCATTGAATCACTCGGTAAAGCATTAACTTCTTATGATAGAAAAGCCGCGGTTATCTCCCATGGCGGTATGATGGGCGGTAATGGTTTCTACACTGCATGGTCAGTTATCATGCTTAACGCATTGATTGGTAACTTAAACTTAAAAGGCGGTGTCTCTGTTGGTGGCGGTAAATTCAACGGGGAAAACGATGGACCACGTTATAAAATTGCCAGTTATAAAGGTAAAGTGAAACCTAAGGGTGTGGTGTTATCGCGCAGTAATGAAGTGTATGAAAAGTCAGATGAATTCAAAGCGCGCCAAGCGGCAGGTGAAAGCCCATATCCTGCAAAAGCGCCTTGGTACCCGTTTGCGAAAGGCCAACTGACCGAGCAACTAGCATCTGCCTTGATGGGGTACCCCTACGCACTGAAAGCGTGGATCACCAATATGACTAACCCTGTATACGGTATCGCAGGTATTCGTCAGGTGATGGAAGAAAAACTGAAAGACCCAAAACATTTACCGCTGATTATTGGTATTGATGCCTTTATGAATGAAACCACGGCATTAGCAGATTATATTGTGCCGGATACCCATAATTTCGAAAGTTGGGGGTTCAGCGCACCCTGGTCTGGTGTGCAGGTCAAAGCCAGTACGGCACGTTGGCCAATTGTTGAGTCACGTACAGCTAAAACCGCGGATGGCCAGCCGGTTTCGATGGAAAGTTTCTGTATCGCTGTAGCGAAAGAACTTAATTTACCAGGCTTTGGCGATAACGTGATTGAGGACATGGATGGCAACATGCATTCACTCAATACAGCGGAAGACTATTACTTAAGAGTGGCTGCCAATATGGCATGGTTAGGGGAAAAACCAGTCCCTGAAGCCGCAACAGAAGATATCCAAATCAGTGGCGTGGAGCGCATTTTACCGGCTATTACGCGGACTTTAAAACCGGAAGAAGTGCGTCGTGTTGCCTATATTTTCACACGCGGTGGTCGTTTTGCACCTTATGAAAAAGCATGGGATGGCGATGCAACAGGCCCTCAGTGGAAAAAAGGCCTACAAATTTGGAACCCAACGGTGGCAATTAACCGCCATGCTATAACCGGTGAGCGCTATAGTGGTTGCCCGACCTATTATCCACCACGTATGGCAAATGGCGATGATGTGAATACGGTATTCCCAGAAAAAGAGTGGCCGTTGAAACTGATGTCATTTAAATCCCATGTCATGAGCAGTTCAACGACTGTTATTGAACGTTTACGCCATGTGAAACCGACGAACCTTGTTGCTATCCACCCGGATGACGCTGCGAGAATGGGGGTAACACATGGAGATTGGATCCGCATCACCACTCCGGGTGGCCATGCTGAAGCCCAAGTGAGTGTTCTTGATGGCGTAATGCCTGGTGTGCTGGCAATTGAACATGGCTATGGACACACAGAAATGGGGGCGAAGCAGCATTATCTTGATGGCCAACCAATGCCAATGAATGCGGCAAATGGCTCAGGAATTAACTTAAATGACCTTGGGTTCGCTGACCCAACGCGTGAAGTCGCCAACACGTGGTTAGATTGGGTCTCGGGGGCATCAGTTCGCCAAGGCTTACCTGCTCGCATTGAGTTAATTGGTTAAATGAAGTAGTAAGGATGGTTAGTGATGAGGACCTGCATAGCTTTATCATTAGCCATCTGGTAGTTGGCAATAAAATTGGAAGTTGTAATAGTTGGAAGTTGTAATAAGTAGTAAGCAGTTGACATTGCGCATAAAACGGTGTTACTGCACCGTGACTTCGGCAAATGCCTGGGAGGGGGAGCCCTCCCTTTTTTAATGGTTTATCGCAACAGCGGGGAAACCGATTGTTCTAAGCCAATACTCTGTAACATCAAAACGCCCATCAAAATAAATAAAAGACCTGCCAAAATTTTCAGTGTGATTGCCCAATATGGGGAAAGTGACTTTCCTTTTAAGCGTGATACCCGAACGGCATTATCACGCATTAAATGAACAAAAATAGCGATTAAACAAATAGTTAATGCAGTCCCCATAGCCATTGCTAAGGCTGCGATAACCCCCCACGCATATACCTCAATGACATAAGAAAACAGCAATACAAGAATTGCCCCGGAACAAGGGCGAATACCCATCGATAAGATAATCAATAGCTTACTTTTAAAACTGGATTGCAATTGATGGGATTGGATAACGTGTTGGTGTCCACAGCCACAGTTGTCTGAGTGGCTATGGACTTTTGTTTTACTTATTGTTTTCGTTGAAGAATTCAATGGTTGAATGCTTTTTATCGTGAGTGGCGCCAAGTGTTTTGATTTGCGGATTGACCAGCTACGACGCAGTGCGCTGATGCATAAATAACCACCTAGCAAAATGACAAATAGATAACTGGTTTGCTCGGCATATAAACTGGCTTGGTTGAGATGTTTAGTAGAGAGTTGGAATAGGATCAAGACTAAGGAAACTAAAGTGATCGCAACAAGCCCTTGTAAGAGTGAGGCTAGTAAACTAATGATAACACTCTGCTTTAAATGAGTCGCTTGAGTTGCAATATAAGTGGTGATAATTAATTTTCCATGTCCCGGGCCAAGGGCATGCAAAAAGCCATAAGCAAAACTAGCAACCACCAGTAACCCGCCTGCATACCATGGGCGAGAAGTGGTTTCTTGTAATAGGTAAGATAGCCCTTGGTTTAACTGTTTTTGCCAAGCAAAGCTAAGTTGTAGCCATGATCCCCAGTGGGTAAATAGCTGCCAAGCGGCATAGGTAGTAAGCCCCATAAACAGCGCAGTGATTATTAATTTTGGTGTGCGTAAAGGCATTATGGACATTGAATATCAACCCGTTGTGCAAACTGTTTGCCAAGTGCCAAATCTTCTTCTGGGTTATCAATTTTATCTAAGGAAAAAGCGTAGGCGCGCATTGAGTCGGTGACATTTGCTTCTTGTAGTTCCATCTGGCAATTTGCGGCAATATCTAAAGGCAGGTGAATTTGCTGTTTATTTGGGTAAGTCATGCTGACGTAGAAAGTTGGGTCGTAAGTTTGAATTTCTATGTGGGAACCAGTAATAGGCAAGGGCTGCATAAAGGAAGCGGTAAAGAAAAAAACTAAAGAAAAGCCATCTTTTTCTAAATGATAGCTATCAGGAATACGTTTAAAGCTGACTTTCTTTCCTTGATAATAAAAGTCAGTGAAATAATCCTGCATCAACACATTAGCCATAATAATAGCTTCTTGCTGTTTCCAACGCGGGTCATCCGGTTTGATACCTTTTAATTCATATGCGATATCCGCTGATGTCATTGGGTCCATTTTCCAAACATAGCTAATCCCTGAATATTTATCTTGTTTACTTTCAAGGGAAATTTGCATCTCAATAAAACTATGAGGGTGTGCCGCTGCGTGTGGAGCAACCATAAACAGAAATAAAAAATAGAAAGGAAAAAATCGCATCATTCAGTCAGCTAAATTGTTTTATCAAAAAAATGTTATAACATAACGAAGCGCAAACTAAAAAGAAAAATATCCGCTGATGATTGAAAATGGTATCTAAACGATTGGTTAATACTTTCATCACAATAACCCTGTAAATAAAGGGTTTTTTATTAACAAAATAACAGCGATAATATTTAATAATGGTCAAGTGTGTCCACTTCGTGGACACCATCCGATTTTTGCTTTAGAAATTAACTCGTTACAAAGGAAAAGAGAACACCATGCCAGTGTTACATAATCAAGTTTCAAATAAAATTTTAAAAGAGCGTATGTTGGCTGAAACTGAGCCTCGTACCACAATCTCTTTTTATAAGTATTTCACTATTCAAGACCCAAACGAATTTCGCAATCAATGGTATCAACAATTTAAATCATTAAGCGTTTTTGGGCGTGTTTATATTGCCAAAGAAGGTATTAACGCCCAAATTAGTG is drawn from Providencia huaxiensis and contains these coding sequences:
- the ttrA gene encoding tetrathionate reductase subunit TtrA, which produces MAKFSRRQWLKGGLVVGGIALFGASYRDVAKRAVDGLVNGTSGKVTLDRINGNSLRPEGQALKGWQENPEQVVAMTQCFGCWTQCGIRARVDTAKNEVLRIAGNPYHPLSHEEHFPYGMPLKTAFNKMSGESGLEHRSTACARGATLMEGLTSPLRILEPMKRVGKRGEGKWERISFEQLIKEVVEGGDLFGEGHVDGLRAIRDLETPLDPSQPKLGPKANQLLVTNAGDDGRDGFIRRFAQNAFGSKNFGAHGSYCGLAYRAGSGALMDDLDKNAHVKPDWDNVRFALFLGTSPAQSGNPFKRQGRQLATARLRDSFNYVVVSPALPLTTTLANDHGHWVPVQPGTDAALVMGMIRWIIENERYNAKYLSVPSEKSMEAAGEKSWTNSTHLVITDDNHPLAGKLLISSYITGEGDNEKAYLVQDAAGELKLADEAPTAELFVTRQVTLHDGSEVTVKSSFQCLKEAANRMTLEEYSQRCHVPVKTIESLGKALTSYDRKAAVISHGGMMGGNGFYTAWSVIMLNALIGNLNLKGGVSVGGGKFNGENDGPRYKIASYKGKVKPKGVVLSRSNEVYEKSDEFKARQAAGESPYPAKAPWYPFAKGQLTEQLASALMGYPYALKAWITNMTNPVYGIAGIRQVMEEKLKDPKHLPLIIGIDAFMNETTALADYIVPDTHNFESWGFSAPWSGVQVKASTARWPIVESRTAKTADGQPVSMESFCIAVAKELNLPGFGDNVIEDMDGNMHSLNTAEDYYLRVAANMAWLGEKPVPEAATEDIQISGVERILPAITRTLKPEEVRRVAYIFTRGGRFAPYEKAWDGDATGPQWKKGLQIWNPTVAINRHAITGERYSGCPTYYPPRMANGDDVNTVFPEKEWPLKLMSFKSHVMSSSTTVIERLRHVKPTNLVAIHPDDAARMGVTHGDWIRITTPGGHAEAQVSVLDGVMPGVLAIEHGYGHTEMGAKQHYLDGQPMPMNAANGSGINLNDLGFADPTREVANTWLDWVSGASVRQGLPARIELIG
- a CDS encoding nickel/cobalt transporter yields the protein MSIMPLRTPKLIITALFMGLTTYAAWQLFTHWGSWLQLSFAWQKQLNQGLSYLLQETTSRPWYAGGLLVVASFAYGFLHALGPGHGKLIITTYIATQATHLKQSVIISLLASLLQGLVAITLVSLVLILFQLSTKHLNQASLYAEQTSYLFVILLGGYLCISALRRSWSIRKSKHLAPLTIKSIQPLNSSTKTISKTKVHSHSDNCGCGHQHVIQSHQLQSSFKSKLLIILSMGIRPCSGAILVLLFSYVIEVYAWGVIAALAMAMGTALTICLIAIFVHLMRDNAVRVSRLKGKSLSPYWAITLKILAGLLFILMGVLMLQSIGLEQSVSPLLR
- a CDS encoding DUF1007 family protein, producing the protein MMRFFPFYFLFLFMVAPHAAAHPHSFIEMQISLESKQDKYSGISYVWKMDPMTSADIAYELKGIKPDDPRWKQQEAIIMANVLMQDYFTDFYYQGKKVSFKRIPDSYHLEKDGFSLVFFFTASFMQPLPITGSHIEIQTYDPTFYVSMTYPNKQQIHLPLDIAANCQMELQEANVTDSMRAYAFSLDKIDNPEEDLALGKQFAQRVDIQCP